A region of the Salvia splendens isolate huo1 chromosome 11, SspV2, whole genome shotgun sequence genome:
tcatctcccccggagtgtacggggtgcagACACCAAGAataggaagaggaggagtttgagaggggccgctccctcccgctctaggtacgggtggttcgggtgtccacccgtattgcccttccggggcatcttggtcgtcgatcgggtaaggccggtagccacccagaacttgcgaactttgggtttgaggagggccgaatattccgtttccggactaggaaatggctgtgaaccgaaccaatcggggttccaaccgtgggagccggaggggtgatcgccggagccggacatttttttgttgtgagtgaaataaagattgagaattgtaagagcatccgcaatggcgccctTCGGGGCGGAATTCCCACCGGTGTGCGGGAATTCCGTcgctgacgtccgccattgtgcatgcccgcaacggatacggaattccccAGAGGACgtcgcagttccgcggcgttaagcggaattccgcacggaattccgcttaacgccattgcgttgactcccgcGAAATTCcgctttatttcatttttttggtaCCGTCTATATATACTgctcgttgatgtagtttttaattattgaaatatatatttttttaatttggtgaaatgtacttttctttttttaatggaatttttccatatttgtgtcgaaattttaattacgtaaattgtttacttccggaaattgtttaatttgtgaatttttttttgtgggaatttcgcggggaattccgccactgtgcaatgggaattccgtatgatgtggcagtgcagtgggaagtccttatgacgtggcagaaggtgtttttgggaattccgcggggaattccgcgccactgCGGATGCCTTAAGaatagaaatgagagaatttagattagaattgtgtagtgtggtgtgaatttttggtgtggaagtgggcgtatttttagatgaaaatgtgtatttttggggaataaattaaaaaaaaataaaagtgagtagaaaacggatatattttttgggaagcgggaaaatattttttttatttttaatcgaatttttttaattaaaatctgatttttttaaaaaaaatcaaattgccaATACTATTGGCGGCCAATGGACGGCTGACACGTGgactgctcgctggcacggacgtgcacGGTGAGCAGCGGGTGCCGCGCTGCTGGTACGGACGGACGGCTGGCTACGTTAacagttgtggatgctctaaataaacaaacaagaaaaatgaacgacaaaagaaaaaaaagattgaacccattttgttttgtttaatccctaaaaaagaaaagtaaaggcGAATCAGAAGCACACCTACCAATTTCACAATCCATGGATTAAAAATTGCAAGCATCTCTCGTCAAACTGAAATCGATTCTTGGACCGTGCCTGAAACTGCGAGAATTGGCTTAAAATTGCCAGATTTTACCCACAGATTTCCGCTTATAACACACGCACAACTTAGCTGGATAATGAATTTTGTTTCCTGTTGATGTAGTTGAACAGATCTTTTCCCCAATTGAAATTGATGTGACGATGAGAGTGAGAATTGGATCTGATCTGAAAGACTGAAATCCCCTTAAATTTCAGCTCTGGAACTTCACTCAATTTTCGCAAGGTAAACCCTCGACGCCGTGCTGAATATGAAATTATTTGAATTCAGAATTAGTCAGATCTGCAAACTGATCTATATGAACGAACGCCTCTACTCTTAAAGCATGAGAATAGCCTAAATTCTAGGGTTTTGTAAGAAACCTCAGAAATGATTGGAGACCTGCTTAAGAAAAAGATCTTATCGTATTGAGTGACTGGATTAGttatttatttcaaatattCATTAGTTCATCTCATTCTTTCTGTCTCTGTGTGATTGAGCTAGAGAATAGAGAGTCAATGATGAAATGCATTCCGCTGCTGATTGTAATCATATGTTGTATGATTGGAAATggaattttaattttcatttacaAATATTTGAACTCAGCTTAAGTTATGGAATTCTGTGAAATGCAGGTTGGAGAGTTTGCAGTTTCTGATCTGGCTGTGTATACCAATATTGTATCATAAATTTGAATACTTGTAAAATATGCATGCGAAGCATCGAAATGGACCTGGGAATGGGCACAGGTCGAATACCATGGGGATGGGGGGTGCTGCTGCTGCCTCACGAATCCCCCCTGAAGGTTCAATTAGAGGTTATCGGATGCACAATTCCGAGTACAGGAACTATAATCGTGGTGGTTATGGAAATGGTGGTTACTCGAAGCCGTATCAGCCACCTCTGCCCCCTCAAAGGGGGACCGATGTTTTCATGGAAGCTGGAAGGATGGCCGCTGAGTATTTGGTTTCTAAAGGCATGCTGCCACCAAATGCACTTTCAGGGAAGTGGCAGGGTGATGGCTTGAAAAACCTGGTTGGAAACTTTCAGGGATATAAGTCTAATGAAGCAGAAAAAATACAGACTTCTGTGGATGGCCGTGCGTCAGCTCATTCCCGTTTGGGAAATGCTGGTATGGATGTAGCTCCAGGTAGGAGAAAGTATTCTGATGAATATAATTCAATGGGTTCTAGAAGTTCTATTCGAGGAATGGAACGCGGAAGGAAAAGAAGTGAATCTTTCAAAATTTATGGGTCGGAGGTTAGTAGAGAATTGGGAAAAAGTGGATcgttggcggagaagattagaACTTACCCGGGTGCAGAGGTAGATAGTGATACTTCTGTTGGACATTACAGTGAACAGCCTTTGGGGAAAGATGGTAATTGTGAGATGCATGGGTCTTCTCCTGATGAAATAGCTCAAGAAATTGAAAGTGaaactcaaatagtttctggaTTGGAGAAACGTAACCTAGTGGAAGATGCAGATGTGAGTACTAGTGTTTTGAGTAATGGGAAGTGTCTAGCATCAGATGCAAACACCGAAGCCACAAAAAAGTCTGATGATGAGTCGGAATTGATTAAAGCTGTAAATAGTGATAATGAAACGCAGCAAAATGATGAGAAAAAGGAGGTTGCATCTTTTGGAGTAGAGGATACTTTGGTAAGTGAGGACCATGTTGATTTAGTAAAGCAGTGCAAATTTGCAAATGTTCCCACTAAAGCTCGTTCATCGTTGACAATGAAGGGTCTGACGAAGACTGATCTGAAACCCATGAAAGAAGAAGAGAGCATTTCCAAGAGACAACCTGTGGAGGATACTGGAGTGCATAGTATAGATGTTGGTATTGGGAATTCGGCAGGTAACGCTGCTACCCATCAAAATCATGAGCTTAAAAGTCTTCAATCAGATGATCCCACTTCAAAAAAAGAGATGAACATTATATGCTCAACAAGGTCAGCACCGAGCTTAAGGTCAGAGTCTTTTGCTGAACGATCTTTATATAAAGAGCAACAACCAGATGAGGGAATGTCAGGCTTCGGAAGGTCAAAGTCCATGCTAATGGAACGGGGTGAAAAACGAGCAATAGATTGTAATCATGATGGTAAGGAGGATTTTAAAAAACTTAGACAATGGGTTCCTCTGCAGGATGCTCAATCTAATAGCTCTGCTCCAATTTCTAGCTCAACAGAAAACAAGCCACTATCACAAGAACCAAGTACTTCACAGGGTTCTCATCTGGCTCCGTGTCCTGATCAGAGTAGTTTGGATATTTCACTACTTTCCAAAGATAATGCTGATTCGTCAGAGTTCATGCAAGAAAAGCAGCTGTTTCCCAGTTCATTTAAGACTTGTGACCTGAATCTTGTTGGAGGTTGTGATGTCAACGAGAGTCATGATGCTGGTCCCCTGCTGGTTTTTCCATCCATCACCCAATCAGGAAAAGCAGCAACATCTATAGATGTTGATTTGTCCATGTCTAACAATGGCAATATGTCTAATAAAACTGGTAAACACAGTGTGAATGAGAAGGATATTGAGGTTATTGATTTGGAAAAGGAATCTGCACATGATGACAAAACCTATGGTACTTCAGATAGAAGGTTAGTTTGTTGATGTAACATGCATACATGTACTTGTGAATTACTTCTTTTTTGGATGCACACAAAAAGCAATGAACACGTAAATGTTACTATAAGTAAAAAAACTCTTTGGTTTGTGTCTCATGCCTTCACATTTTAACTGCTTTATGCTTTGCATGGTTGTTGATATATGTCTTGATCATTCAGGGGAGATACTGTATTCACTGACCTGGATGGCTTGCCTACAAATGTACACAATGCTAATGGGATGCCTGACGTTCAGGATGGTTATGGGCTTATGATATCGGAACTACTTGGAAGTGACAGCCCAAACTGTTCTTCTGTGCCGACAGATTTAAATTCATTGCACAATCATATGGGTCTACCAAATGAAGAGGTAACAGAATGACCCTAGTCCCATTAATTTGTTGTGATGAAATTTCACGGGCTCAACTAATGATGACTCGCATCTCTTTGTAATCAACAGGGAACTATTGTCTTTGGAAAAAAAAGGATATAAACTAGTATATTAGATACTCATTTTGTGATCTAACATGATATCTCAAATATCTTACATTTGTGGTCTCCTATTAGTCAATTtctatttctttctctctaattatGGATGACTACTGAACAATGTCTCATCTTACTTTCCTTAGATGATAATATCTTACTCTATATTTGCAGGGGATTCTTGGCGATGATGACTCAATTTATATGTCCCTGGGCGAAATACCAATAAGTATGCCTTACTTATACTTTAAAGTTTATGATTCATCTTGTTAGCTCACTGCCACTGGATTATTTTCATGACAAATTGGATAATGTTTAATCTATTACAGCACgatacaaaatttaattatattctgGCATGCATAACCtccactttttctctctctggAAGGCAGATTCCAATTTTAAATTGTCTAGGAGTAGGCTTTATCTGTTTAGATTTCTTCCTTCATCCAAGCATGTACAGCTAAAGCGTAGTGGGAACAATTTGGTCAATTTGTTGAAAATCACTAGAATAAAGGTATggttatttttgttgataatCTCCTTAATGGCATGGAATTTTTTCTGGGGATTAGGTTTTCCATTCTAATTAAGCTTGTTATTTCTTATATAGAGACATGAATGACGAATCTTACGTATTTCTTATGGATTACTACTAAAACAATAGCCATTGTCCACATGTTCGTCTCAAAACCCAAACTTGCCCTTTGGCAGTTTGCATAAGCTGGTTTATTCACCTGTTATTGTTGCCTTGGGGTTTATTGCAGAAGTACATATCTCATAATTTCATTCATGTGTTTCTTTCCAGCCAGAGGAACTAAGATTCTCCGTTTCTTTAATAGCAATAGTTTGAGCTTccatcttttctctttttttgaaAAGGGCACAATGATTGGGTACCTTATAGCATGTAATACATGAAACTGTGTTTGGCCTGCACACACTCTCTCTGATCACATTAATGTTAATTTGTTGCAGGCATACTGGGAGCCTGGGAGCAGCCATCACAGGACTACGGGAAGCCATTTTGAGCATGGCGAGGGCATTAATATCAAATGTTGGCCACTCGCCCAGACGCGCGCAGCTTTTGTTAAGCTGTCGATCACTTGTTCTTGATGTCTCATTAAGTGTTGATCAAGTGATCCAGTTGCAATGAGTTTGACCACAACTTTCTCGTCCCATCTCCGTTAATAATGTGGATTGTATTTGATTTTAGCTGGATTTATGGTGTAGAGTATATGAATGATGAAGATGTGGGAATGGTTATATTTGTGTATGTAGATGAGATACTTGTCCATCAACACCTATATAAATGTTCAATTAACTTGTATTCCAAAGCTCCTTTCTGCACAGGTAATGAGGTTTTGTATTTGGGAGTTGGAATTTGGATTGAGATATAAATATCAAACCTCCTTTAGGCAAATCA
Encoded here:
- the LOC121755769 gene encoding uncharacterized protein At4g26450-like isoform X2 → MHAKHRNGPGNGHRSNTMGMGGAAAASRIPPEGSIRGYRMHNSEYRNYNRGGYGNGGYSKPYQPPLPPQRGTDVFMEAGRMAAEYLVSKGMLPPNALSGKWQGDGLKNLVGNFQGYKSNEAEKIQTSVDGRASAHSRLGNAGMDVAPGRRKYSDEYNSMGSRSSIRGMERGRKRSESFKIYGSEVSRELGKSGSLAEKIRTYPGAEVDSDTSVGHYSEQPLGKDGNCEMHGSSPDEIAQEIESETQIVSGLEKRNLVEDADVSTSVLSNGKCLASDANTEATKKSDDESELIKAVNSDNETQQNDEKKEVASFGVEDTLGLTKTDLKPMKEEESISKRQPVEDTGVHSIDVGIGNSAGNAATHQNHELKSLQSDDPTSKKEMNIICSTRSAPSLRSESFAERSLYKEQQPDEGMSGFGRSKSMLMERGEKRAIDCNHDGKEDFKKLRQWVPLQDAQSNSSAPISSSTENKPLSQEPSTSQGSHLAPCPDQSSLDISLLSKDNADSSEFMQEKQLFPSSFKTCDLNLVGGCDVNESHDAGPLLVFPSITQSGKAATSIDVDLSMSNNGNMSNKTGKHSVNEKDIEVIDLEKESAHDDKTYGTSDRRGDTVFTDLDGLPTNVHNANGMPDVQDGYGLMISELLGSDSPNCSSVPTDLNSLHNHMGLPNEEGILGDDDSIYMSLGEIPISILGAWEQPSQDYGKPF
- the LOC121755769 gene encoding uncharacterized protein At4g26450-like isoform X1; this encodes MHAKHRNGPGNGHRSNTMGMGGAAAASRIPPEGSIRGYRMHNSEYRNYNRGGYGNGGYSKPYQPPLPPQRGTDVFMEAGRMAAEYLVSKGMLPPNALSGKWQGDGLKNLVGNFQGYKSNEAEKIQTSVDGRASAHSRLGNAGMDVAPGRRKYSDEYNSMGSRSSIRGMERGRKRSESFKIYGSEVSRELGKSGSLAEKIRTYPGAEVDSDTSVGHYSEQPLGKDGNCEMHGSSPDEIAQEIESETQIVSGLEKRNLVEDADVSTSVLSNGKCLASDANTEATKKSDDESELIKAVNSDNETQQNDEKKEVASFGVEDTLVSEDHVDLVKQCKFANVPTKARSSLTMKGLTKTDLKPMKEEESISKRQPVEDTGVHSIDVGIGNSAGNAATHQNHELKSLQSDDPTSKKEMNIICSTRSAPSLRSESFAERSLYKEQQPDEGMSGFGRSKSMLMERGEKRAIDCNHDGKEDFKKLRQWVPLQDAQSNSSAPISSSTENKPLSQEPSTSQGSHLAPCPDQSSLDISLLSKDNADSSEFMQEKQLFPSSFKTCDLNLVGGCDVNESHDAGPLLVFPSITQSGKAATSIDVDLSMSNNGNMSNKTGKHSVNEKDIEVIDLEKESAHDDKTYGTSDRRGDTVFTDLDGLPTNVHNANGMPDVQDGYGLMISELLGSDSPNCSSVPTDLNSLHNHMGLPNEEGILGDDDSIYMSLGEIPISILGAWEQPSQDYGKPF